In the Armatimonas rosea genome, AAGCGTATCGGCTTTGGGAATATGAAGGCCGAAAGTCAGGTGGTGATGAATATTATTACAATATAGCATTGAGAAATATTTGTATTCCTGAATGCAAAAATGGTCAAGGTGATATTGAGAATATCGAGATTATTTTGCCGGTTAAGGCAAGTCTCGTTCCTGTGCGGGGAAACATTACGCAAGACGTACCTGAGGTCTCTTCGACTGAAGCAATGAATGGTTTTTCTAAATTATTGAGCGTATGGATTAAGCCTAAATATCATGAAATTGTACTGACTGCTGCAGGAAGTATGGGGCTCTTTAATCTTGCGAATCTGTTTCCAATCGTAGACGCAATCTCTGTTGGCGGTATATGGACAACAATGCTTTTTGCTATTTTTAAAAAATCTGGGCATAAAGTTGATTCGGCGGCGGTGACTAAACTTATTGCTATTTCACTTGCTGGCTGGGGGGCTTACTCACTAGGTAGTAAGATATTTACACTTGCGGCAGTGCCACTTCTGGCAGGTGCTGTACCTATGTTTGCAACCGTGTCCTTTTTGAATATAGTATTGAATGTTATATTCACTATACGTCTTGCAAGTTATATGATTGATCAATTGGAAAATAAAAATAATGAGATTGGGAAAATAGTTCTTGAGTCTGCGGTTCAACTGATTCCGGCCGTATTTAAGATGCCTAGTATTGAAGAAATTAAAGCTGTTATAGATTGTTTTAAATGATTAGAATGGGATAAATGGGAGCGGGGAGAGGTAAGCAAGGCTTCCCTCTCCCTTCTTTTGTGTGTTAGGGGAAGATACCCAGCGCGGTGATCGCCTCGGCGACTCGGCCTACCCCGACGATGTAGGCGGCGGTGCGGAAGTCGCAGTTGTGCTTCTTGGCGGCGGCGTTGACCTGGCCGAAGGCGCGCACCATGATCTGCTCCAGCTTGGCATTGACCTCGCTCTCGCTCCAGAAGAACGACTGGAGGCCCTGCACCCACTCGAAGTAGCTCACGGTGACCCCGCCCGCGTTGGCGAGGACATCGGGGACCACCACCACGCCCTTGTCGTTGAGGATCTTGTCGGCCTCGGGGGTTGTCGGGCCGTTGGCACCCTCGATAATGTAGCGCGCCTTGACCTTGTGGGCATTTTCCCCCGTGAGCTGGTTCTGGAGCGCGGCGGGGATGAGCAGGTCCACGGGGAGGTAGAGCAGCTCCTCTGGGGCGAGCGGCTCGGACTCGGGGAAGCCGACCACGGTGCCGGTCTTCTTTACCCAGTCCTCTAAGTTGAGGATATCCAGGCCGTTTTGGTTGAAGATCGCGCCTTGCACATCGGAGACCGCCTGGATCTTACAGCCGGAGCGGTAGAAGAGCTTGGCGGCGGCGGCCCCGACATTGCCAAAGCCCTGCACCGCGACTGTCGAATCGGGGAGCTGGTTACCACGGGAGAGCAGGGTCTCACGGGCGATGGTCACGACCCCGCGCCCCGTTGCCTCGATACGCCCCTCGGAGCCGCCGATGGCGATCGGCTTTCCCGTGACCACGGCGGGGACTGTCGTGCCCTTGAGCATGGAGTAGGTGTCCATGATCCAGGCCATGGTCTGTCCATTGGTGCCCATGTCCGGGGCGGGGATGTCCTTATCCGGCCCGAGGAGAATCGCGATCTCGGTGGTGTAGCGGCGGGTCAGGTCCTCAAGCTCGGCCAGATTCAGCTGGCGGGGATCGCAGGCGACACCGCCTTTTGCTCCGCCAAAGGGCAGGTTGACCACGGCGCACTTGATGGTCATCCAGAACGCCAGGGCCTTTACCTCGCTGATATCGGTCTCGGGGTGAAAGCGAATCCCGCCCTTGGCCGGGCCGCGGGTGAGGTTGTGGTGGACACGGTAGCCCGTGAACATCTTAATCGAGCCATCGCGCATCGAGACCGGGAAATGAACCGTCAGCTCACGCTTGGGAGATTTTAAAACTTCGTGGACATTGGGATCGAGGTTGATCCTCTCGGCGACTGCGGCAAGCTGCTGCTGCGCCATTGCAAAGCTATCTAGGTGTTCGCTCATAGGGTTTTATTATGGCACAAAAAACGCCCCCACCGATGCGCCATGGGTGGGGGCATTTATGAGCGAGGCTACTTCCAGAGCTTCCAGATCTCAGGCTGGAGCGCTGCGGTGGTCGCGATCGTGCTACAGCCCGTCCCGCTTCCCGGTGCCCCACAGACCGACTCCTGAACGGGGTAGACCTTGGTGAAGGGGAGCGCCTTCGCATGGCCATCGCAGAAGCTGACCGTCACCATCCCGTTGTGGCGTCCGTGCGGGCGCTCGTGGTTGGCGGGGACTAGGACCGCGCTGGAGCCGTACTCGGTCAGCGCAAATGGGGTCGTGGCGTGGTTGTAGTAGCCGCCAAAGGAGTTGTAGATCGAGAGGCCATTGGCACCATCGGGGACGACATCCATGAGCAGGGCGTGCTCCGCCGGGGCCTCCATCGACGCGAGCATGCTACCGGTCGCGAGAGCGCCGAGGTTCTCCCCGGGGGGTGGATAGGCCATGCCATAGCCCACGCGCCCCTCGAGCCAGAGCCGGAGCGCGGTTCCGGCGGCCTTGTTGTTCTGCTTGGCCTCCGGGCACTGGGAGTAGAGGTTGCTCTTGGAGTAGGGCTGGAGCAGCGCAAGATACCCGAGGGTGACATTGGTATTGGCCGTGCACGCCCCCTGCGCCGCCCAGGTGCTGGGGCACAGCCCGACTGTCTGGTAGGGCTGGAACTGCTCGTCGTAGTCCTGGACATACATCATCGACGAGAGCGCGATCTGCTTGACATTGCTGATACAGGTCGCCTGGCGTGCCTTGGCGCGTGCTTGGGCAAAGACCGGGAAGAGAATCGCAGCGAGGATCGCGATAATGGCAATGACGACAAGAAGCTCGATGAGGGTGAAGGCGTTTTTTTGTTTCATTTTGTTTTCTAGTTCCGAGTGGGAGGTGCTGCGGAGCCACGTGGGATGAGAGAGACAGAGAGAAGCTCTACATAGTGATCTTCGGCGCTATCTGCATTTCTCAAGAGGCGCTGGGCAGCCCGCTCTCCCATCTGAAAGAGTGGCTGACGAAGCGTGGTTAGAGGGGGGTAGACAAGCGCCGCGGAGACCGGATCGTCAAACCCAACGACCGAGACATCGGCGGGGACGCTATAGCCGGCCTCGCGTAGGGTGTTGAGGACATTGAGCGAGAGGTAGTAGCCTGCCGCAAAGATCGCCGTGGTCCCCTCACGGACTGAGGCTAGCAGGCCCGCTTTTTCATCGCAGGTCAGCTCCCAAGACGCCTGCGCCTCGTGCTGGGTGAGAGTGAGGCCGCGGCGCTTCGCTTCCTGGCTAAAACCCGCGACTCGGTCGCGGACATTGGCGGTCTCTGGCTCGGAGTAGAGCAGCGCGAGGCGCTCGTGCCCCAGCTCCGCGAGATAGGCGCAGGCTTGCTCCGCGGCGGCCTTGTTGTCGGAGTCGACCGTCGGCAGGGAGAGAGTGGGCCAGTGCGCTCCGATCAGTACGGTAGGAACCCCGCTCGCGAGCAGTGCCTCTAGCCCCGGCTGTGCCTCGGCGCGGGGGGCGATCACAAGGACACCATCGGCGTGGGGCAGAGGGCTTGTGCCAAAGGCCTCGGGGCTCAGGATCAGCTCGACCTGGGGGCCTAGCCCGGCGATAATACCACGGTAGAGGCTACCGTAGTAGTCCGAGCCCAGGACATTGGCGGCGCTGGCCCCAAAGCTCAAGACCACGCGCCGCAGGGGCGGTGCCGCTACAGGGGCAGTAACATAGGTCCCACGCCCCACGCTCCGTGTCACCCAGCCGTCGCGTGCCAGGGTCTGCACCGCGCGGTGGATGGTCAGCTTGGCGACCCCAAGATCCGCGGCAAGCTCCAGCTCTGAGGGAATCTTCTCGCCTACTTGCCAGTGCCCCGCGCGAATCTGCTCAAGGAGGCGATTATAGGCCTGCTGATGCCGTGGAGTGGGATCGTGGGGATCAATCGGGGATAGCATAGAGTTCGTGAGCAGTATATACCAATGTGGCGTGAAGTGCTAGAAGCAAACAAGAGTATTCCTGGGGGGCCACTTTGGCGTATAATAAGCGCCGTGATCGAAAACGACGACCCCCTGCTTGCGTCTCTCAACCCGGTACAGCGCTCCGCGGTACTCCACACCGAGGGCCCCCTTCTCATCTTTGCGGGGGCAGGCTCGGGCAAGACCCGCGTGCTGACCCACCGAATCGCCTATCTCATCCTGCACCAGGGAGTCCGGCCGCGCAATATCCTGGCCGTGACCTTTACCAACAAGGCCGCCAAGGAGATGCGCGAGCGCCTCGAAAAGCTCCTAGGTGAGGGGGTGACCAAGGAGATGTGGGTGGGGACCTTCCACTCCACCTGCGCCCGCTTGCTCCGCGAGAACGGCAGCAGTATCGGCCTAGAGCGGGACTTTGTGGTCTACGACGACGACGATCAGATGACGCTGATGAAGGAGTGTCTGCACCAGCTCAACCTCGACGACCGCCAGTACGCGCCCCGCGCGGTGCTCTCGCTGATCTCCCGTGCCAAGGAGAAGCTGGTCGCCCCCGAGGACTTCACCAAGCACTTCTCTGGGCACTTCGAGAACGTGGTCGCGCGGCTCTACACGCTCTACCAAGAGAAGCTGACCATGAACCGCGCCCTCGATTTCGACGATCTAATCGGGAAAGCCGTGCGCATGCTCCAGCAGCGCGAGGACGTTCGCGAGCGCTACCAGAGTAAGTTTCGCTATGTCTTAGTGGATGAGTACCAGGACGTTAACCATGCGCAATACAAATTAACGCAACTTCTCTCCGGTGGAAAGAACAATCTCTGTGTAGTGGGAGATGAGGATCAGGGAGTTTACGGGTGGCGAGGCGCAGATATTCAGATTATTTTGAACTTTGAGTCAGATTATCAAGACGCTCAAGTAATTAAGCTAGAACAAAATTACCGATCCACAAAAACAATCCTGGATACTGCCTACGATGTTATCTCCAAGAACCGGGGGCGAAAAGATAAGAAGCTCTGGACCGATAATGGCGATGGTGAGGCGATTCGGCTCCTTGAGGCGATCAACGAGCAAGAGGAGGCGGTCTATGTTGCGACCGTGATCCGCGAGGCGGTGGAGGCGGGGGAGCGCAGGCTCTCGGACTTTGCGATTCTCTACCGCACCAACGCCCAGAGCCGTATGCTGGAGGAGATCTTCATCAACCACCGGATTCCCTACACGATTATTGGGGGCGTCCGGTTCTACGAGCGCAAGGAGATCAAGGACCTGCTCGCCTACCTCAAGGTGATCCACAATCCCTTCGACTCCATCTCCCTCAAGCGCATCGTCAATGTCCCGGCGCGGGGGATCGGGGCGGGGACCTGGGCCAAGCTGGAGGAGCGGGCACTGGCGCTGAACTGCACGATCTGGGAGGCGCTCGCCGATATCAATGCGCTGGGGCTCAAGCCGAGTCTGAAGAAGGCGGTGGAGAGCTTTGTGGCGCTGCTCATGCACCTGCGGAGCGAGCGCGAGACCCTGCCGCTCACCAAGCTGGTCGAGCGCCTGATTGAGGAGACCGGCTTTGTGCGGGACCTAGAGCGGGAGAAGACCGTCGAGGCCCAGAGCCGCGTGGAGAACGTCCAGGAGCTCCTCTCGGTGACGCGCCAGTTTGAAGACAGCACCGAGGACCCGTCGCTGCGGGCGTTTCTAGAGCAGACCGCGCTGATCGCCGATGTGGACAAGCTCGGGGAGGGCGGTGTGGAGTGTGTGGTGCTGATGACCCTCCACTCGGCCAAGGGGCTAGAGTTTCCGGTGGTCTTTCTGATCGGGATGGAGGAGAGCATCTTCCCGCACTTCCGCTCGCTCCAGAGCGACTCCGCCATCGAGGAGGAGCGCCGCCTGGCCTATGTCGGGATCACCCGCGCCCAGCAGGAGCTCTATCTCACGTTTGCCACCCGCCGGACGATCTTTGGCAATGTTCAGTTCAATCCGCCGTCGCGCTTCTTGCGAGATATCGCCATCGAGCGCCTCGCGATCCCTCAGGGCGCGCGTCTCCCCACCTTCCTCAAGAGCAAGCAGCGGGACCTGGCGAGCGTTCCGACTCCCACAGCCTCGGCTTTGGCCCAGCCAACCTCTCCCCAAACCCCTCTCCCGGGCGTTCGTACCTCACTGGGAAAGGGGCTTTTGGATGCTCCCTTCCGGCCGGGGGAGAAGGTGCGTCATGCGGTCTTTGGGCAGGGCGTCGTGGTGGCGTGTACGGGAAGCGGCGACGAGGCCCAGGTCTCGGTCGCGTTTCCCAATGTGGGGATCAAGAAGCTCGTGGCAGGCTACGCTCGCTTGGAGAAAGTGTAGCCTGCCTGAGGTGTGAGGGGGCCTACTGCCCGGCGGGAGCAGCGGGCTTGCGCGGGAGCTTGTCGTCGCGCATGGCGGCGTTGTAGAGGAAGGCAGCAAGAACCGTCGCGGCCTGCTTCATGTCCTCGATCTGGACCCGATCAAAGGTATCCATGTTGGAGTGGTGGGTCCGGGCATCGTACTCGATCGTGTCCTGGATGAACTGGAAGCCGGGGAGCCCCGCGGAGTTGAACGAGAGGTGGTCGGTTCCGCCAGTGTTGCGTGCGGTCACCGTGGTCGCTCCGAGATCCGCAAAGGGCGTGAGCCACTGGGCGAAGAGCGGCATGATTGCGGTGTTGCCCTGGCAGTAGACCCCGCGAATCTTACCGGTGCCATTATCGAGGTTGAAGTAGCCGGAGAACTTGGCGTGCTCTGCGCCGGGAGCGGTGGCGGTGCCAAAGTGTGCCTTCACGTAGGCGGCGGAGCCAAAGATGCCCTGCTCCTCGCCGCTCCAGCAGCCCACCCGGATCGTCCGGCGCGGCTTGACCCCGATTGCCTTTAGGATGCGCACCGCCTCCATCGCCACGCTCACCCCACAGGCATTGTCGGTCGCGCCCGTGCCGGTGTGCCAGGAGTCGAGGTGGCCGCCGGCCATGACAATCTCATCGGCCTTGTCGGTGCCCTTCCACTCGCCGATCGTGTTGTAGGCCATGCTCTTGTCATCGCCGTTGAAGTGGACCTTGAGATCGAGCGCCACGCTGACGCTCTCACCGGCCTGTACCATCCGCACGATCCGGTTGTAGTGCTCCGCCCCGACCGCGATCTGGGGGATCATCAGCTTCTCTGCCGCCACCTGGTAGGCGTTCAGGCGTGGGGCGCGGGGAGCACCGGGCTGGCGTACCTCCTCGCGCTCACGGGCGGTGGGCACCTGGGGCACAGTCGCCTGCTCGACAAAGATCGTTCCGCCATCGCCCGAGCGTGCCTGGGAGAGAGTCGCCACCGCGCCCTCGGCCTTGCAGAAGGCCAGGATCTGCCCGACCATCTGTGCCTGGCGCATGCGTGCCTGGAAAGCGGCCCGCTGCTCGTCGGTCATGTCCGCACCAAGCCCGCCGCCACCACCGCCACCTTGTCGGGGACGTCCACTACCGGCCAGAGCTCCCGATGCCATCGCCGCGAGCTGCTCGTCGGTGTAGCGTGAGCCCTGCGGTGTGAAGTGTGCGGGAAGCTCCTTGATCGGGCTGACCAGGGCGATCTTGCCCTTGAGCTTGCCCTTGAACTTGGCGAGCGCCTCGGGGCTATCGGCATCGACAAAGACCACATCGGCGGTCCCTGACCAGCCCGTGGACCAGGCGCGCGGGGCGGCGATTAGGTTGAAGGCGGTCGGCCCCACGACACTGGCGGTGAACTTATCGCAGGTCCAGCCACGGCCAAAGGGGCCCCAAGGCTCCAGGCGGGCATCGAGACCCCACTCGATCATCTTATTCTTAGTCCACTCATTGGCGCGTAGTAGGCCGGGCGAGCCGGTCAGGCGGGGGCCAATCACATCGGTGAGATACGCGAGGTGCTGGGGAAGCTGGGAGCGCTTGAGGCCCTCCTCGCGAATCTTGGCCATGACAGCGGGATCGGGCGTGTCGGCCTGAAAGCGGGGCGCGGGTGCGACCAGAGCGGCAAGCGGAAGGAGAAGTAGTGAAAGAGGCATTGCTGTTTCCTTGAAAAGGGAGGGAGAAGATGGAGAAAATATACCAAAATCTGACACGCGGTACAATGCCCTGTGCCTTCTATCTATGTTTTTGATCTGGACGGTGTCCTCTGGCGCGGCGAGAGTGTCGTGCCCGGAGCACCGGAAGCCATCGCCCGGCTACGTGCCGCCGGTAAGCGTCTCTACTTTCTCACCAACAACTCCAGTCAGCCACGGCGGGTCTATGTCGAGAAGCTCACGCGCCTAGGGATGCCTGCCCAGGAGAGTGAGATCGCCACCAGCGCCTCGATCACCGCGGCCTATCTCCAGCAGCAGGGGGCGGCGGGAAAGTCGGTCTTTGCGGTGGGGGGACCGGGAATCCACGACGAGCTCGGGCGGGTTGGGATCGAGGTCGTGAGTGTCGCCGACCCGGAGGAGCGTGACCTGGCGTGTTCTTATGTCGTGGTGGGGCTGGACAAGGACTTCCGCTACGAGACCCTGCGCCGTGCCCAGCAGTGCCTCTTGCGTGGCGCGACCTTTATCGCCACCAACCGCGATGGCCAGTACCCGGTCGAGCAGGGGGTGATCCCCGGTGGGGGGAGCATTGTCGCCGCCATCGCCACAGCGGCGGAGCGCGAGCCGCTCACCATGGGCAAGCCCGAGCCGCTGGGGCTTCAGCTTCTCTTGCAGCTCGCCGGAGTCTCTCCCGACGATGCCGTGATGGTGGGGGACCGCCTCGACACCGATATTCTCTGTGGCAACCGCTGTGGGGTTCCTACGGCTCTGGTGCTGACGGGAGTGGGAACACGGGAGCAGGCTGCAGCCGCGCCTCCTGGGCTGGCTCCGACACGGGTAATCGCGACCCTTGCCGAGCTCTAGCCGGCTCCGAGGGGAGTGCCAGGAGTTGCTGGAGTTGCTCTAGCGCCCAGCGGCGTAGCTCTGTCTCGCTCATGACGCTAGAGTAGCCCGAGCCCGTTACGCCAGCGTTACAGCTATCTCGAGTTTGGGGCCGCTGAGCGGCGCTTTGGTGCAGCTGAGCAAATCTTAGGAGCATATTGACCCAGACACGAGTAAGAAGTACGTGATGGACTCTCAACAAACGGCGCGGCGCTCCTACTTTCATGCTGCCGATCTTCCTGCGTCCCTGGTGGTATTCCTGGTGGCGGTGCCCTTGGCGCTGGGTATTGCCAATGCCTCGGGGGCACCGATCGCCTCCGGACTCATCGGCTGCATCGTCGGAGGGATCGTCGCGGGCCTCGTGGGCGGCGCTCCTCTCCAGGTCAGCGGTCCTGCGGCGGGCCTGACGGTCTTGGTCTTTGGGCTGGTGCAGAAGTTCGGCTGGACCCAGATGTGCGCGATCTCGCTGGCAGCCGGGGTGATCCAGCTCTGCTTTGGGGCCCTACGGATCGCCCGTGCGTGCCTGCTGATCTCGCCCGCAGTGGTGCACGGGATGCTCGCCGGGATCGGGGTGACCATCGCACTGGCGCAGTTTCATGTCATGCTGGGAGGCAAGCCCCGACCTGCAGCGCTTCTGAACCTAAAAGCGATCCCCTACGAGGTGGGCCAGTTGCTCGCTCACCCTACAACTGCCGAAGTGCACGCCGCAGTTCTCGGGGTGGTGACCATTGCGATCTTGATTGTCTGGGGCTACCTGCCCGCAAGAGTCCGGCTGATCCCCGGTGCGCTGGTCTCCGTGCTGGTGGCGACCGTCCTGGGGAATCTCTTCTTCACGCAAGCCCCCCGCGTCGCCATCAAAGATGGCTCCCTCTTCCAGCTCCAGGTGCCACAGCTTCCGGCCGATCTGGGGGGATTCTTTGTGGCGGCTCTGACCATCGCGGTGGTCGCCAGTGTGGAGTCCCTGCTCTGTGCGGTGGCGACCGACAAGCTCCACAGTGGCCCCCGCGCCAATCTGGACCGGGAGCTGATCGGTCAGGGAGCGGCCAATGCACTCTCGGGACTACTGGGCGGGCTCCCCGTCACGGGCGTGATCGTGCGGAGCGCTGCCAATGTCACGGCGGGGGCAAAGACACAGGGCTCTGCGGTCCTGCACGGTCTCTGGATTGTTCTCTTCGTGCTGGTGGCGACCCCGCAGCTCAATAAGATCCCCCTTGCAGCGCTGGCGGGCCTGCTGATCCATGTGGGAGTGCGGCTGGTCAACCTCCACCATATCAAGGAGCTCCATCTCCACCGCGAGGTCGTTGTCTACCTGGTGACTGCTCTGGGGGTGGCGTTTGTCAACCTCCTGGCCGGAGTCGGGCTAGGAATGGGGCTGGCCCTCTTGCTCCTGTTGCGCCGCCTCGCCTACCTAAAGATCCAGGTAGAGAGCCGGAGCACGAGCTGGCATGTCGCGATTCAGGGGGCACTCAACTTCCTCTCCATGCCCCAGCTGACCGCGGAGCTCGCGAAGATCCCTAGTGGTGCCCGTGTGGATGTCGATCTCCAGGTGGAGTTTATGGACCATGCGGCCTTTGAGGCGCTACACAGCTGGCGACATACCCACGAGAAGAGCGGCGGGGTCGTGGATATCGACGAGAGACATGAGGCTTGGTATGGTGCTGCTAAGAGCGGCCAGCCCCGCGTGAAGCGCGATTAACGGAACGAAGGATATTCAGGGAGACAGAATGCAAAAGCTAATTGAGGGTGTCCACTACTTTCAGAATATTGGGTTTCGGCAGCAGAAAGAGCTCTTCGAGCGCCTCGCGGCGGGCCAGAGCCCTGAGGCGTGCTTTATCACCTGCTCCGACTCCCGTATCGACCCCACCTTGATCACCAATGCCAAGCCCGGACAGCTCTTTATCGTCCGCAATGCAGGCAATGTGATTCCTTGCTATGGCACGCAGAACAATGGGGAGCTTGCGGCCGTAGAGTTTGCGGTGGGGGTGCTGGGAGTCAAGGACATCATTGTCTGCGGCCACACGCACTGCGGTGCGATGAAGGGCGTGCTCCACCCCGAGTCTCTGAGTGCGCTGCCGACACTCAAGAGCTGGCTGAGCCACTGTGATGCCACCGCAGAGATCATCCGGGACCACTACGGCCATCTCTCAGGCGAGGAGCTCTACACCGCCACGGCGGAGGAGAATGTCCTGGTTCAGATGGAGCACCTGCGAACCCTGCCGGTGATCGCCAGTCGGGCATCGCGGGGGCTGATCAACCTGCACGGCTGGATGTACAAGTTCGAGACCGGTGAGGTCTTTGTCTATGACAGTGCGATTGGCCAGTTTGAGAAGATCGGCGAGGACAACGGTTTGGGGATAAAGTAGTGCTGTGAACCCCGAGACACTGGACGATTTTCTAAAGAGCACCTGTGTCATCGTGGTCTT is a window encoding:
- a CDS encoding phosphoglycolate/pyridoxal phosphate family phosphatase, with protein sequence MPSIYVFDLDGVLWRGESVVPGAPEAIARLRAAGKRLYFLTNNSSQPRRVYVEKLTRLGMPAQESEIATSASITAAYLQQQGAAGKSVFAVGGPGIHDELGRVGIEVVSVADPEERDLACSYVVVGLDKDFRYETLRRAQQCLLRGATFIATNRDGQYPVEQGVIPGGGSIVAAIATAAEREPLTMGKPEPLGLQLLLQLAGVSPDDAVMVGDRLDTDILCGNRCGVPTALVLTGVGTREQAAAAPPGLAPTRVIATLAEL
- a CDS encoding Glu/Leu/Phe/Val family dehydrogenase — encoded protein: MSEHLDSFAMAQQQLAAVAERINLDPNVHEVLKSPKRELTVHFPVSMRDGSIKMFTGYRVHHNLTRGPAKGGIRFHPETDISEVKALAFWMTIKCAVVNLPFGGAKGGVACDPRQLNLAELEDLTRRYTTEIAILLGPDKDIPAPDMGTNGQTMAWIMDTYSMLKGTTVPAVVTGKPIAIGGSEGRIEATGRGVVTIARETLLSRGNQLPDSTVAVQGFGNVGAAAAKLFYRSGCKIQAVSDVQGAIFNQNGLDILNLEDWVKKTGTVVGFPESEPLAPEELLYLPVDLLIPAALQNQLTGENAHKVKARYIIEGANGPTTPEADKILNDKGVVVVPDVLANAGGVTVSYFEWVQGLQSFFWSESEVNAKLEQIMVRAFGQVNAAAKKHNCDFRTAAYIVGVGRVAEAITALGIFP
- a CDS encoding prepilin-type N-terminal cleavage/methylation domain-containing protein, producing MKQKNAFTLIELLVVIAIIAILAAILFPVFAQARAKARQATCISNVKQIALSSMMYVQDYDEQFQPYQTVGLCPSTWAAQGACTANTNVTLGYLALLQPYSKSNLYSQCPEAKQNNKAAGTALRLWLEGRVGYGMAYPPPGENLGALATGSMLASMEAPAEHALLMDVVPDGANGLSIYNSFGGYYNHATTPFALTEYGSSAVLVPANHERPHGRHNGMVTVSFCDGHAKALPFTKVYPVQESVCGAPGSGTGCSTIATTAALQPEIWKLWK
- a CDS encoding carbonic anhydrase; translation: MQKLIEGVHYFQNIGFRQQKELFERLAAGQSPEACFITCSDSRIDPTLITNAKPGQLFIVRNAGNVIPCYGTQNNGELAAVEFAVGVLGVKDIIVCGHTHCGAMKGVLHPESLSALPTLKSWLSHCDATAEIIRDHYGHLSGEELYTATAEENVLVQMEHLRTLPVIASRASRGLINLHGWMYKFETGEVFVYDSAIGQFEKIGEDNGLGIK
- a CDS encoding GntR family transcriptional regulator, translating into MLSPIDPHDPTPRHQQAYNRLLEQIRAGHWQVGEKIPSELELAADLGVAKLTIHRAVQTLARDGWVTRSVGRGTYVTAPVAAPPLRRVVLSFGASAANVLGSDYYGSLYRGIIAGLGPQVELILSPEAFGTSPLPHADGVLVIAPRAEAQPGLEALLASGVPTVLIGAHWPTLSLPTVDSDNKAAAEQACAYLAELGHERLALLYSEPETANVRDRVAGFSQEAKRRGLTLTQHEAQASWELTCDEKAGLLASVREGTTAIFAAGYYLSLNVLNTLREAGYSVPADVSVVGFDDPVSAALVYPPLTTLRQPLFQMGERAAQRLLRNADSAEDHYVELLSVSLIPRGSAAPPTRN
- the pcrA gene encoding DNA helicase PcrA, yielding MIENDDPLLASLNPVQRSAVLHTEGPLLIFAGAGSGKTRVLTHRIAYLILHQGVRPRNILAVTFTNKAAKEMRERLEKLLGEGVTKEMWVGTFHSTCARLLRENGSSIGLERDFVVYDDDDQMTLMKECLHQLNLDDRQYAPRAVLSLISRAKEKLVAPEDFTKHFSGHFENVVARLYTLYQEKLTMNRALDFDDLIGKAVRMLQQREDVRERYQSKFRYVLVDEYQDVNHAQYKLTQLLSGGKNNLCVVGDEDQGVYGWRGADIQIILNFESDYQDAQVIKLEQNYRSTKTILDTAYDVISKNRGRKDKKLWTDNGDGEAIRLLEAINEQEEAVYVATVIREAVEAGERRLSDFAILYRTNAQSRMLEEIFINHRIPYTIIGGVRFYERKEIKDLLAYLKVIHNPFDSISLKRIVNVPARGIGAGTWAKLEERALALNCTIWEALADINALGLKPSLKKAVESFVALLMHLRSERETLPLTKLVERLIEETGFVRDLEREKTVEAQSRVENVQELLSVTRQFEDSTEDPSLRAFLEQTALIADVDKLGEGGVECVVLMTLHSAKGLEFPVVFLIGMEESIFPHFRSLQSDSAIEEERRLAYVGITRAQQELYLTFATRRTIFGNVQFNPPSRFLRDIAIERLAIPQGARLPTFLKSKQRDLASVPTPTASALAQPTSPQTPLPGVRTSLGKGLLDAPFRPGEKVRHAVFGQGVVVACTGSGDEAQVSVAFPNVGIKKLVAGYARLEKV
- a CDS encoding M20/M25/M40 family metallo-hydrolase, whose product is MPLSLLLLPLAALVAPAPRFQADTPDPAVMAKIREEGLKRSQLPQHLAYLTDVIGPRLTGSPGLLRANEWTKNKMIEWGLDARLEPWGPFGRGWTCDKFTASVVGPTAFNLIAAPRAWSTGWSGTADVVFVDADSPEALAKFKGKLKGKIALVSPIKELPAHFTPQGSRYTDEQLAAMASGALAGSGRPRQGGGGGGGLGADMTDEQRAAFQARMRQAQMVGQILAFCKAEGAVATLSQARSGDGGTIFVEQATVPQVPTAREREEVRQPGAPRAPRLNAYQVAAEKLMIPQIAVGAEHYNRIVRMVQAGESVSVALDLKVHFNGDDKSMAYNTIGEWKGTDKADEIVMAGGHLDSWHTGTGATDNACGVSVAMEAVRILKAIGVKPRRTIRVGCWSGEEQGIFGSAAYVKAHFGTATAPGAEHAKFSGYFNLDNGTGKIRGVYCQGNTAIMPLFAQWLTPFADLGATTVTARNTGGTDHLSFNSAGLPGFQFIQDTIEYDARTHHSNMDTFDRVQIEDMKQAATVLAAFLYNAAMRDDKLPRKPAAPAGQ
- a CDS encoding SulP family inorganic anion transporter, which translates into the protein MDSQQTARRSYFHAADLPASLVVFLVAVPLALGIANASGAPIASGLIGCIVGGIVAGLVGGAPLQVSGPAAGLTVLVFGLVQKFGWTQMCAISLAAGVIQLCFGALRIARACLLISPAVVHGMLAGIGVTIALAQFHVMLGGKPRPAALLNLKAIPYEVGQLLAHPTTAEVHAAVLGVVTIAILIVWGYLPARVRLIPGALVSVLVATVLGNLFFTQAPRVAIKDGSLFQLQVPQLPADLGGFFVAALTIAVVASVESLLCAVATDKLHSGPRANLDRELIGQGAANALSGLLGGLPVTGVIVRSAANVTAGAKTQGSAVLHGLWIVLFVLVATPQLNKIPLAALAGLLIHVGVRLVNLHHIKELHLHREVVVYLVTALGVAFVNLLAGVGLGMGLALLLLLRRLAYLKIQVESRSTSWHVAIQGALNFLSMPQLTAELAKIPSGARVDVDLQVEFMDHAAFEALHSWRHTHEKSGGVVDIDERHEAWYGAAKSGQPRVKRD